In one Streptomyces sp. NBC_01288 genomic region, the following are encoded:
- a CDS encoding carboxymuconolactone decarboxylase family protein, with protein sequence MTTTQETPYAHEHSPRLDWAQHAPEVYKAMVRLDIAARRGLDPKLLELVKIRTSQLNHCAYCLDMHTKDALAAGESVERIIQLGAWEESRHFYTEKELAAIELTEAVTVITDGFVPDEVYARAAEQFEEAELAQLIAAITVINAWNRFGVSTRMVPGHYKAGQFK encoded by the coding sequence ATGACCACGACACAGGAAACTCCTTACGCCCACGAGCACAGCCCCCGCCTGGACTGGGCCCAGCACGCGCCCGAGGTCTACAAGGCGATGGTCCGTCTCGACATCGCCGCCCGGCGAGGCCTCGACCCGAAGCTGCTGGAACTGGTGAAGATCCGCACCTCGCAGCTCAACCACTGCGCGTACTGCCTCGACATGCACACCAAGGACGCGCTCGCGGCGGGCGAGAGCGTGGAGCGGATCATCCAGCTCGGCGCGTGGGAGGAGTCGCGGCACTTCTACACCGAGAAGGAGCTGGCGGCGATCGAGCTGACCGAAGCGGTCACCGTGATCACGGACGGCTTTGTGCCGGACGAGGTCTACGCGCGGGCGGCCGAGCAGTTCGAGGAGGCCGAGCTGGCGCAGCTGATCGCCGCGATCACGGTGATCAACGCGTGGAACCGGTTCGGGGTGAGCACGCGGATGGTGCCGGGGCACTACAAGGCGGGACAGTTCAAGTGA
- a CDS encoding isocitrate lyase/PEP mutase family protein, whose amino-acid sequence MSEVELFRSLHRRRLPGDPLVLPGPWDAVSARVFVEAGFTALATPSAGVAASLGCEDGAVPADEMFAAVARIVRAVDVPVSADVESGYGLAPKELVERLLEAGAVGCNLEDSEGGVLKDPRQHADWLAEVRAVAAERLFVNARVDTFLHGDGNPERAIERAALYVAAGADCVYPIMAPAEVLPFLRSGIQGPVNALARLDGESPSPTELGELGATRITFGPGLQRWAALALKERAVELKG is encoded by the coding sequence GTGAGCGAGGTGGAGCTGTTCCGGAGTCTGCATCGGCGGCGGCTGCCCGGTGATCCGCTGGTGCTGCCCGGGCCCTGGGACGCGGTCAGTGCGCGGGTGTTCGTGGAGGCCGGGTTCACGGCGCTCGCCACACCCAGTGCCGGGGTCGCCGCCTCGCTCGGGTGCGAGGACGGGGCGGTGCCGGCGGACGAGATGTTCGCGGCGGTCGCGCGGATCGTGCGGGCCGTGGACGTGCCGGTGTCGGCGGATGTCGAGAGCGGGTACGGGCTCGCGCCGAAGGAGCTGGTGGAGCGGCTGCTGGAGGCGGGGGCGGTGGGGTGCAACCTTGAGGACTCCGAGGGTGGGGTGCTCAAGGATCCGCGTCAGCACGCTGATTGGCTGGCCGAGGTGCGGGCGGTGGCGGCGGAGCGGTTGTTCGTCAACGCGCGGGTCGACACCTTCCTGCACGGTGACGGCAACCCCGAACGGGCCATCGAGCGGGCCGCGTTGTACGTCGCGGCAGGGGCCGACTGTGTCTATCCGATCATGGCTCCGGCCGAGGTGCTGCCGTTCCTGCGGTCCGGTATCCAGGGGCCGGTGAACGCGCTCGCGCGGCTGGACGGCGAGAGCCCCTCGCCCACCGAACTGGGTGAACTCGGGGCCACGCGCATCACGTTCGGGCCGGGGCTCCAGCGCTGGGCGGCACTCGCGCTCAAGGAGCGGGCCGTAGAGCTGAAGGGGTGA
- a CDS encoding ABC transporter substrate-binding protein has product MRVRTAYSVAAVTSLALLSGCGAADMTKQASPFANAQGSKTVTLSVQSWVGAQANVAVAQYLLEHKLDYRVDTVQVDEVPAWDALSQGRVDAILEDWGHPDQEKRYVDDKKTITRAGGLGVTGHIGWYVPTYLVKQHPDIIDWKNLNKYSSMFRTAESGSKGQLMDGSPSYVTNDKALVTNLKLNYQVVFAGSEAAQITQMKQFAKEKKPFLTYWYAPQWLFKKVPMTEVKLPAYKEGCDADATKVACAYPHTPLEKYLNTDFAKKGGKAAAFLKKFKWTTEDQNEVSLMIADQKLSPADAAKKWVDSHPSTWKAWLS; this is encoded by the coding sequence ATGCGAGTTCGTACGGCTTACTCAGTGGCCGCGGTGACGTCCCTCGCCCTGCTCTCGGGCTGTGGCGCCGCCGACATGACCAAGCAGGCCTCGCCCTTCGCCAACGCGCAGGGCTCCAAGACCGTGACCCTCTCCGTCCAGTCCTGGGTGGGCGCACAGGCCAACGTGGCTGTCGCGCAGTACCTGTTGGAGCACAAGCTCGACTACCGCGTCGACACCGTCCAGGTCGACGAGGTCCCCGCGTGGGACGCGCTCAGCCAGGGCCGGGTCGACGCGATCCTGGAGGACTGGGGCCACCCCGACCAGGAGAAGCGCTACGTCGACGACAAGAAGACGATCACCCGCGCGGGCGGCCTCGGCGTCACCGGGCACATCGGCTGGTACGTCCCGACCTACCTGGTCAAGCAGCACCCGGACATCATCGACTGGAAGAACCTCAACAAGTACTCCTCGATGTTCCGCACCGCCGAGAGCGGCAGCAAGGGCCAGTTGATGGACGGCTCGCCCTCCTACGTCACCAACGACAAGGCCCTGGTGACGAACCTGAAGCTCAACTACCAAGTGGTGTTCGCCGGTTCGGAGGCCGCGCAGATCACCCAGATGAAGCAGTTCGCCAAGGAGAAGAAGCCCTTCCTCACCTACTGGTACGCACCCCAGTGGCTCTTCAAGAAGGTCCCCATGACGGAGGTGAAACTCCCCGCCTACAAGGAGGGTTGCGACGCCGACGCCACCAAGGTCGCCTGCGCCTACCCCCACACCCCGCTGGAGAAGTACCTCAACACGGACTTCGCCAAGAAGGGTGGCAAGGCGGCGGCCTTCCTGAAGAAGTTCAAGTGGACGACCGAGGACCAGAACGAGGTCTCCCTGATGATCGCCGACCAGAAACTCTCCCCGGCCGACGCCGCGAAGAAGTGGGTGGACAGCCACCCCTCCACCTGGAAGGCCTGGCTGTCCTGA
- a CDS encoding ABC transporter permease, producing the protein MATATAPAPRLALPGVLRHRAAHKLLLLALAAAILVPLANAHWASGSWPHDLTVDLSGPLGRANDWIIDNRDSSPVFLYFFGYISNAVVLSVRAVYLVLLAAGWAGVTAFGALVAWRVAGVRLAVGTGVAFLACGLLGMWVPTMQTLALMVVAVLTSVVVGALLGLAGGLSERTDRALRPVLDTMQVLPAFAYLLPVVLVFGIGVPAAVLATVVYAAPPMARLTALGLRNADPEVLEAVESLGATGRQRLLTARLPLARKQLLLGLNQTIMMALSMAVIASVIGAGGLGDRVYQALASVDVGAALAAGIPIVLLAVVLDRVTAAAGEQTDESAGEPGSTLRPWLYALGATVAVAVVARLAGALDWPSGWTLNIAEPVNRVVDWMTAHLYSGVPYLGGTADWAGHFTTWVLDPVRDGLQWLPWWSVLLIVAALAWVIGTWRTALTAVLAMAAIGVLGVWKPSLDTLSQVLAAVAVTLVLGFATGIAAARSDRFERALRPVLDVCQTMPQFVYLIPVVALFGVGRAPAVAAAVVYALPAVVRITTQGLRQVDPAALESARSLGATSAQQLRQIQLPLARPALLLAVNQGVVLVLAVVIIGGLVGGGALGYDAVFGLAQGDLATGLVAGAAIVCLGLMLDRVTQPTERRTKKGA; encoded by the coding sequence ATGGCAACGGCCACCGCACCCGCCCCCCGTCTCGCCCTCCCCGGCGTCCTCCGGCACCGGGCCGCGCACAAGCTCCTGCTGCTCGCGCTCGCCGCCGCGATCCTCGTACCGCTCGCCAACGCGCACTGGGCCAGCGGGAGTTGGCCGCACGACCTCACCGTCGACCTGTCCGGTCCGCTGGGCCGGGCCAACGACTGGATCATCGACAACCGCGACAGCTCCCCGGTGTTCCTCTACTTCTTCGGCTACATCAGCAACGCCGTCGTCCTCTCCGTACGCGCCGTCTACCTGGTGCTGCTCGCCGCGGGCTGGGCGGGCGTCACCGCGTTCGGCGCCCTCGTCGCCTGGCGGGTGGCGGGCGTACGGCTCGCGGTCGGAACCGGCGTCGCCTTCCTCGCCTGCGGACTGCTCGGCATGTGGGTCCCGACCATGCAGACCCTCGCGCTGATGGTGGTCGCGGTGCTCACCTCGGTCGTCGTGGGCGCCCTGCTCGGCCTGGCCGGCGGCCTCTCCGAGCGCACGGACCGCGCACTGCGCCCGGTCCTGGACACCATGCAGGTGCTCCCGGCCTTCGCCTACCTCCTCCCCGTCGTCCTGGTCTTCGGCATCGGCGTCCCCGCCGCCGTCCTCGCCACCGTCGTCTACGCCGCCCCGCCCATGGCCCGCCTCACCGCGCTCGGCCTGCGCAACGCCGACCCGGAGGTCCTGGAAGCCGTCGAGTCCCTGGGCGCCACCGGACGCCAACGCCTGTTGACGGCACGGCTCCCGCTGGCCCGCAAGCAACTCCTCCTCGGCCTCAACCAGACGATCATGATGGCCCTCTCCATGGCCGTCATCGCCTCCGTCATCGGCGCCGGAGGCCTCGGCGACCGCGTCTACCAGGCACTCGCCTCCGTGGACGTCGGCGCGGCCCTGGCCGCCGGCATCCCGATCGTGCTCCTGGCCGTCGTACTGGACCGAGTGACCGCGGCGGCGGGCGAACAGACCGACGAGTCCGCGGGCGAACCGGGGTCGACTCTCCGCCCGTGGCTGTACGCGCTCGGCGCCACCGTGGCCGTAGCGGTGGTGGCCCGGCTCGCCGGCGCCCTGGACTGGCCCTCCGGCTGGACCCTGAACATCGCCGAACCGGTGAACCGCGTCGTCGACTGGATGACCGCCCACCTCTACTCCGGCGTCCCCTACCTCGGCGGCACCGCCGACTGGGCCGGCCACTTCACCACCTGGGTCCTGGACCCCGTACGCGACGGCCTCCAGTGGCTGCCGTGGTGGTCGGTGCTGCTGATCGTCGCCGCCCTCGCCTGGGTGATCGGCACCTGGCGCACCGCGCTCACCGCCGTCCTCGCCATGGCCGCGATCGGCGTGCTCGGCGTGTGGAAGCCGTCCCTCGACACCCTGTCGCAGGTACTCGCAGCCGTGGCCGTCACCCTCGTCCTCGGCTTCGCGACCGGCATCGCCGCCGCCCGCAGCGACCGCTTCGAACGCGCCCTGCGCCCCGTCCTCGACGTCTGCCAGACGATGCCGCAGTTCGTGTACCTGATCCCGGTCGTCGCCCTCTTCGGCGTCGGCCGCGCCCCGGCCGTCGCGGCGGCGGTCGTCTACGCCCTCCCCGCCGTCGTCCGCATCACCACCCAGGGCCTGCGCCAGGTCGACCCGGCCGCCCTGGAATCGGCCCGCTCACTCGGCGCGACCAGCGCCCAGCAGCTGCGGCAGATCCAACTCCCGCTCGCCCGCCCGGCGTTGCTCCTCGCCGTCAACCAGGGTGTGGTCCTCGTCCTCGCCGTCGTCATCATCGGCGGCCTGGTCGGCGGCGGCGCGCTCGGCTACGACGCCGTGTTCGGCCTGGCACAGGGCGACCTGGCGACCGGACTGGTGGCGGGCGCCGCGATCGTCTGCCTCGGCCTGATGCTCGACCGAGTGACCCAGCCGACGGAACGCCGCACCAAGAAGGGAGCGTGA
- a CDS encoding quaternary amine ABC transporter ATP-binding protein, whose protein sequence is MSTATTSTSSTPSVSGNPVFSVDGLWKVFGPKADQVPADPELTALDAADLRTRTGCTAAVRDVSFDVRKGEVFVVMGLSGSGKSTLVRCLTRLIEPTAGTIAIDGEDVRAMDRSRLRELRRHRAAMVFQHFGLLPHRTVLDNVAYGLEIQGVGKAERRRRAAEVVTKVGLEGMEQRRPGQLSGGQRQRVGLARALAVDPQVLLFDEPFSALDPLIRRDMQEEVVRLHQEEGRTMVFITHDLNEALKLGDRIALMRDGRIVQLGTPEEIVGSPADDYVREFVRDVPRADVMTVRTAMRPGDCGDREHPGALAADAVVAEAIKVVSRSGKPACVVEDGHCLGVVDHARLLDVVAGAELAGTGKEAV, encoded by the coding sequence ATGAGTACCGCGACGACGAGTACCTCCAGTACCCCCAGCGTCTCCGGCAACCCCGTGTTCTCGGTGGACGGCCTCTGGAAGGTCTTCGGCCCGAAGGCCGACCAGGTCCCCGCCGACCCCGAACTCACCGCCCTCGACGCCGCCGACCTGCGCACCCGCACCGGCTGCACCGCCGCCGTCCGCGACGTCTCCTTCGACGTCCGCAAGGGCGAGGTCTTCGTGGTGATGGGCCTGTCCGGCTCCGGCAAGTCCACCCTGGTCCGCTGCCTCACCCGCCTCATCGAACCCACCGCCGGCACCATCGCCATCGACGGCGAGGACGTCCGCGCGATGGACAGGTCCCGGCTGCGCGAACTCCGCCGCCACCGCGCCGCGATGGTCTTCCAGCACTTCGGCCTCCTCCCGCACCGCACGGTCCTCGACAACGTCGCCTACGGCCTGGAGATCCAGGGCGTCGGCAAGGCCGAGCGCCGCCGCCGCGCCGCCGAGGTCGTCACCAAGGTCGGCCTGGAAGGCATGGAGCAGCGCCGCCCCGGCCAGCTCTCCGGCGGCCAGCGCCAACGCGTCGGCCTGGCCCGGGCGTTGGCGGTCGACCCCCAAGTCCTGCTGTTCGACGAGCCGTTCAGCGCGCTCGACCCGCTGATCCGGCGCGACATGCAGGAGGAGGTCGTCCGGCTGCACCAGGAAGAGGGCCGCACGATGGTCTTCATCACCCACGACCTGAACGAGGCGCTGAAACTCGGCGACCGCATCGCCCTGATGCGCGACGGCCGCATCGTCCAGCTCGGCACCCCCGAGGAGATCGTCGGCTCACCCGCCGACGACTACGTCCGCGAGTTCGTGCGCGACGTCCCGCGCGCGGACGTCATGACGGTCCGTACGGCGATGCGGCCCGGGGACTGCGGAGACCGGGAGCACCCCGGCGCCCTCGCGGCCGACGCGGTCGTCGCCGAGGCCATCAAGGTCGTGTCCCGCAGCGGAAAGCCCGCCTGCGTCGTCGAGGACGGCCACTGCCTGGGCGTGGTCGACCATGCCCGGCTGCTGGACGTCGTGGCCGGGGCGGAGCTCGCCGGCACCGGCAAGGAGGCGGTCTGA
- a CDS encoding GMC family oxidoreductase, whose amino-acid sequence MPENEYMYDYVVIGGGTAGSVIASRLTENPDVTVAVIEGGPSDVGREDVLTLRRWMGLLGGDLDYDYPTTEQPRGNSHIRHSRARVLGGCSSHNTLIAFKPLPSDWDEWEAAGAKGWGSISMEAYYARLLNNIVPVDEKDRNAIARDFVEAAQEALDVPRVEGFNKAPFTDGVGFFDLAYHPENNKRSSASVAYLHPVMDERPNLTLFLETWAHRLELNGTRAEGVHVRTEDGEELLVRARREVVLCAGAVDSPRLLLHSGIGPRKDLEALGIPVAVDLPGVGENLLDHPESVIVWETNGPIPENSAMDSDAGLFVRRDPQLPGPDLMFHFYQVPFTDNPERLGYERPEFGVSMTPNIPKPKSRGRLYLESADPAVKPALDFRYFTDEDDYDGRTLVDGIRIAREIAKTEPLARWLKREVCPGPEILGDAELSEYARKVAHTVYHPAGTCRMGDDTDELAVVDPELRVRGLDGIRIADASVFPTMPAVNPMIGVLMVGERAVDLIGDGA is encoded by the coding sequence ATGCCCGAGAACGAGTACATGTACGACTATGTCGTCATCGGCGGCGGCACCGCAGGCTCCGTCATCGCCTCCCGCCTCACCGAGAACCCCGACGTCACCGTCGCCGTCATCGAAGGCGGCCCCAGCGACGTCGGCCGCGAGGACGTACTGACCCTGCGCCGCTGGATGGGCCTCCTCGGCGGCGACCTGGACTACGACTACCCGACCACCGAGCAGCCGCGCGGCAACTCCCACATCCGGCACAGCCGCGCCCGCGTGCTCGGCGGCTGCTCCTCGCACAACACCCTCATCGCCTTCAAGCCGCTGCCGTCCGACTGGGACGAGTGGGAGGCGGCCGGCGCCAAGGGCTGGGGCTCGATATCGATGGAGGCGTACTACGCCCGCCTCCTCAACAACATCGTCCCCGTCGACGAGAAGGACCGGAACGCCATCGCCCGCGACTTCGTCGAGGCGGCCCAGGAAGCACTCGACGTCCCGCGCGTCGAGGGCTTCAACAAGGCGCCGTTCACGGACGGCGTCGGCTTCTTCGACCTCGCATACCACCCGGAGAACAACAAGCGGTCCAGCGCGTCCGTCGCGTATCTCCACCCGGTGATGGACGAGCGCCCCAACCTCACCCTCTTCCTTGAGACCTGGGCGCACCGGCTGGAGCTGAACGGCACCCGCGCGGAAGGCGTGCACGTCCGCACCGAGGACGGCGAGGAACTCCTCGTCCGCGCCCGCCGCGAGGTCGTCCTGTGCGCCGGCGCCGTCGACTCCCCGCGGCTGCTCCTGCACTCGGGCATCGGCCCCCGCAAGGATCTCGAAGCGCTCGGCATCCCGGTCGCCGTAGACCTCCCGGGCGTCGGCGAGAACCTCCTCGACCACCCCGAGTCGGTGATCGTCTGGGAGACGAACGGGCCGATCCCGGAGAACTCCGCGATGGACTCCGACGCGGGCCTGTTCGTGCGCCGCGACCCCCAACTCCCGGGCCCGGACCTGATGTTCCACTTCTACCAGGTCCCCTTCACGGACAATCCCGAGCGCCTCGGCTACGAACGCCCGGAGTTCGGCGTCTCCATGACCCCGAACATCCCCAAGCCGAAGAGCCGCGGGCGCCTGTACCTGGAGAGCGCCGACCCGGCCGTCAAACCCGCCCTGGACTTCCGGTACTTCACCGACGAGGACGACTACGACGGCCGCACCCTCGTCGACGGCATCCGCATCGCCCGCGAGATCGCGAAGACCGAACCACTCGCCCGCTGGCTCAAGCGCGAGGTGTGCCCCGGCCCGGAGATCCTCGGCGACGCGGAACTGAGCGAGTACGCCCGCAAGGTCGCCCACACCGTCTACCACCCGGCCGGCACCTGCCGCATGGGCGACGACACCGACGAACTGGCCGTGGTCGACCCCGAGTTGAGGGTCCGCGGCCTGGACGGCATCCGCATCGCCGATGCCTCCGTCTTCCCGACCATGCCCGCCGTGAACCCGATGATCGGGGTGCTCATGGTCGGCGAGAGGGCTGTCGACCTGATCGGAGATGGTGCGTGA
- a CDS encoding aldehyde dehydrogenase family protein — translation MADNTEQQAGKTIHAGGEWLEAVSGATREIIDPADALPFAVVAEGDEKDTDIAVAAARAAFDGGQGAWPLTPVTERAALLRRVADLLVRDREQLGLLESRDAGKTVEEGRVDIDCVADAFRYFADLVAGEAPGRVVDAGTPEVHSVVVHESVGVCALITPWNYPLLQASWKIAPALAAGNTFVVKPSEITPLTTVALIDLLVEAGLPAGVANIVTGPGHSVGARLAEHPDVDLVSFTGGLISGTKVAQAAAVTVKKVALELGGKNPNVVFADACATEEGFDTAVDQALNAAFIHSGQVCSAGARLIVEESVRERFVAELARRAEKIRLGRGTEDGVECGPLVSEQQRAKTESYVASALAEGAVLRSGGKRPEPTATRPATGYFYEPTVLDQCHREMTVVREEVFGPVLTVETFRTEDEAVALANDTEYGLAGAVWTADAGRARRVAGRLRHGTVWINDFHPYLPQAEWGGFGKSGVGRELGPAGLAEYREAKHVYQNLAPKPVRWFAG, via the coding sequence ATGGCCGACAACACGGAACAGCAGGCGGGGAAGACCATTCACGCGGGCGGGGAGTGGCTCGAAGCGGTCTCCGGCGCCACCCGCGAGATCATCGACCCCGCGGACGCGCTGCCGTTCGCCGTGGTCGCGGAGGGCGACGAGAAGGACACGGACATAGCCGTGGCCGCCGCCCGTGCCGCCTTCGACGGCGGCCAGGGAGCCTGGCCGCTCACCCCCGTCACCGAGCGCGCCGCCCTGCTGCGCCGCGTCGCCGACCTCCTCGTGCGCGACCGCGAACAGCTCGGGCTGCTGGAGAGCCGGGACGCGGGCAAGACCGTAGAAGAAGGTCGTGTCGACATCGACTGTGTCGCCGACGCCTTCCGCTACTTCGCCGACCTCGTCGCGGGTGAGGCCCCCGGCCGGGTCGTCGACGCGGGCACGCCCGAGGTGCACAGCGTCGTCGTGCACGAGTCCGTCGGTGTCTGCGCGCTGATCACCCCCTGGAACTACCCGCTGCTCCAGGCGAGTTGGAAGATCGCGCCCGCCCTCGCGGCCGGCAACACCTTCGTCGTCAAGCCCAGCGAGATCACCCCGCTGACGACGGTCGCCCTGATCGACCTGCTCGTCGAGGCCGGTCTGCCCGCCGGTGTCGCCAACATCGTCACCGGCCCCGGCCACTCGGTCGGCGCCCGGCTCGCCGAGCACCCCGACGTCGACCTCGTCTCCTTCACCGGCGGCCTCATCAGCGGCACGAAGGTCGCCCAGGCCGCCGCCGTGACCGTCAAGAAGGTCGCCCTCGAACTCGGCGGCAAGAACCCCAATGTCGTCTTCGCCGACGCCTGCGCCACCGAGGAGGGCTTCGACACCGCCGTCGACCAGGCTCTCAACGCGGCCTTCATCCACAGCGGCCAGGTCTGCTCCGCGGGCGCCCGCCTCATCGTCGAGGAGTCCGTCCGCGAGCGCTTCGTCGCCGAACTCGCCCGCCGCGCCGAGAAGATCCGCCTCGGCCGCGGCACCGAGGACGGCGTCGAGTGCGGCCCCCTCGTCTCCGAACAGCAGCGCGCCAAGACCGAGTCGTACGTCGCCTCCGCCCTGGCCGAGGGCGCGGTGCTGCGCTCCGGCGGCAAGCGCCCCGAGCCCACCGCGACCCGGCCCGCCACCGGCTACTTCTACGAGCCGACCGTCCTCGACCAGTGCCACCGCGAGATGACCGTCGTACGCGAGGAGGTCTTCGGACCGGTCCTCACCGTCGAGACCTTCCGCACCGAGGACGAGGCGGTCGCGCTCGCCAACGACACCGAGTACGGCCTCGCGGGCGCCGTCTGGACCGCCGACGCGGGCCGCGCGCGCCGCGTCGCCGGACGGCTGCGGCACGGCACCGTCTGGATCAACGACTTCCACCCCTACCTCCCGCAGGCGGAGTGGGGCGGCTTCGGAAAGAGCGGTGTGGGCCGCGAACTCGGCCCCGCCGGACTCGCCGAGTACCGCGAGGCCAAGCACGTCTACCAGAACCTGGCGCCGAAGCCGGTGCGCTGGTTCGCGGGCTGA
- a CDS encoding bifunctional helix-turn-helix transcriptional regulator/GNAT family N-acetyltransferase — translation MEPVSPADVAAFRHFNRYFTRRIGALDDHYLGQDRPLGEARLLFEIGDGVSLRELRGRLALDAGYLSRMAKSLEAEGLVRLTVPPHDTRLRLIELTDVGRVEVEEQQRRADALAAGLLTTLTPPQRTELTDALATTRRLLRLAGITVALVDGAAEDARSCLDAYAADIDARFPEGFDKTDLVRPEEVTGDAGAFFVAYEEGRPVACGALRTLEPGVGEIRHVWVHPDARRLGLARRILAELELAAVEHDFTVVRLDTHAALTEAQAMYRACGYAEIPAYVDHVYADHWFEKRLAGSRRG, via the coding sequence ATGGAACCGGTGTCGCCCGCGGACGTCGCGGCCTTCCGGCACTTCAACCGCTACTTCACCCGCCGTATCGGCGCGCTCGACGACCACTACCTCGGCCAGGACCGCCCCCTCGGCGAGGCCCGGCTGCTCTTCGAGATCGGGGACGGCGTCTCGCTGCGCGAACTGCGCGGCCGACTCGCCCTGGACGCGGGCTACTTGAGCCGGATGGCGAAGTCGCTGGAGGCAGAGGGGCTGGTCCGGCTGACCGTGCCCCCGCACGACACCCGCCTGCGCCTGATCGAGCTGACCGACGTCGGCCGCGTCGAGGTCGAGGAGCAGCAGCGCCGCGCCGACGCACTCGCCGCCGGCCTCCTCACCACCCTCACCCCACCCCAACGCACCGAACTCACCGACGCGTTGGCGACCACCCGACGCCTCCTCCGTCTCGCCGGGATCACGGTCGCCCTCGTCGACGGCGCCGCCGAGGACGCCCGCTCCTGCCTCGACGCCTACGCCGCCGACATCGACGCCCGTTTCCCGGAGGGCTTCGACAAGACGGATCTCGTACGGCCGGAGGAGGTCACCGGGGACGCGGGCGCGTTCTTCGTCGCGTACGAGGAGGGGCGGCCCGTGGCCTGCGGGGCGCTGCGCACCCTGGAGCCGGGCGTCGGCGAGATCCGGCACGTCTGGGTGCACCCCGACGCCCGCCGCCTCGGCCTCGCCCGCCGCATCCTCGCGGAGCTCGAACTGGCCGCCGTAGAACACGACTTCACCGTCGTACGACTGGACACGCACGCGGCGCTCACGGAGGCGCAGGCGATGTACCGGGCGTGCGGGTACGCGGAGATTCCGGCGTACGTCGACCATGTCTACGCGGACCACTGGTTCGAGAAGCGGCTGGCTGGTTCGAGAAGGGGTTAG
- a CDS encoding LysR family transcriptional regulator yields MRVTQSVSSVNSGGPGSLDLNLLVALDVLLEEQSVQGAAHRLHLSEPAMSRTLGRIRKALGDPVLVRAGRKMVPTPRALAVRAEVSAVVERARALFAPGRDTDLRTVSRTLTIIGHDSFPALHGARLLARAAAEAPGIRVRFLAESHVDTPFLRQGTADLEVGVVDSTAPEVHVEMLHEDRMVGVVRAGHPLLEGELTPERFAVEADHLIVSRRGKLHGPVDTRLAELGLKRRVVGTVGTFPASLFVVRDTDLVGMISLWSVSIAHSLGLVTFDVPLQLPVLEVGLAWHPRHDADPAHAWLRDCVRTLLAEEMSAGSG; encoded by the coding sequence ATGCGTGTGACGCAATCCGTGAGTTCTGTGAATTCCGGCGGTCCGGGGAGCCTGGACCTCAATCTGCTGGTCGCCCTCGACGTGCTGCTGGAGGAGCAGAGCGTGCAGGGTGCCGCGCACCGGCTGCATCTCTCCGAACCGGCGATGAGCCGCACCCTGGGCCGGATCCGAAAGGCGCTCGGTGATCCCGTACTGGTCCGCGCCGGGCGGAAGATGGTGCCCACGCCGCGCGCGCTCGCCGTACGGGCGGAGGTGAGCGCGGTGGTGGAGCGGGCCCGCGCGCTCTTCGCGCCCGGCCGGGACACCGATCTCAGGACCGTCAGCCGTACGCTCACGATCATCGGCCACGACTCGTTCCCCGCGCTCCACGGCGCCCGGCTGCTCGCCCGCGCCGCCGCCGAGGCGCCCGGCATCCGGGTCCGCTTCCTCGCCGAGAGTCATGTGGACACGCCGTTTCTGCGGCAGGGCACCGCCGACCTGGAGGTCGGTGTCGTCGACTCGACGGCGCCCGAGGTGCATGTCGAGATGCTGCACGAGGACCGGATGGTCGGTGTCGTGCGGGCCGGACACCCGTTGCTGGAAGGGGAGTTGACGCCCGAACGCTTCGCCGTCGAGGCCGACCACCTGATCGTCTCGCGGCGGGGCAAACTGCACGGCCCCGTCGACACCCGCCTCGCCGAACTGGGCCTGAAACGACGGGTGGTGGGCACGGTGGGCACCTTCCCCGCCTCGCTCTTCGTGGTGCGCGACACGGACCTGGTCGGCATGATCAGCCTCTGGAGCGTGTCCATCGCCCACTCCCTGGGCCTGGTCACCTTCGACGTACCGCTCCAACTCCCCGTCCTGGAGGTCGGCCTGGCCTGGCACCCACGCCACGACGCCGACCCGGCCCACGCCTGGCTGCGCGACTGCGTGAGGACGTTGCTGGCGGAGGAGATGTCAGCGGGCTCCGGTTAG